In Tachypleus tridentatus isolate NWPU-2018 chromosome 7, ASM421037v1, whole genome shotgun sequence, a genomic segment contains:
- the LOC143256992 gene encoding glucose-6-phosphate exchanger SLC37A4-like isoform X2 yields the protein MAYAISKFLGGILSDRISSKLLFSSGLVLSGIATLGFSGSGSLLAFASLWFVNGFAQGAGWPSCAKVLRKWYSPEQFGTWWSMLSASANISGGVSPFISAFFIVNYGWRFSLVIAGTISIILGSISAFTIVNSPSEVGLQSGVEVDEKKKDGTDRQNQTATFVDLLRSPFLWLVSFSYMVVFCAKTSAVDWGQLFLMEDRGHSQYVGSAFTSSVESGGFFGGVVAGYLTDWVLKQSMKQGKRGRGNLRMPVAIAFMIGVMICLHLLQFFVSATSSKFWITSIGFVLGACLYGPIAIFGVVATESAPSHLSGSCHAIVALAANVGAITSGLPFSYIAKHYNWEAIFFLLEIIAGITAAIMFLTRNLSSAIGHVKQN from the exons ATGGCTTATGCTATTAGCAAATTTCTAGGTGGAATTTTATCTGACAGAATCAGTTCCAAGCTTCTGTTCTCTTCCGGATTGGTTCTGAGTGGAATAGCAACCCTGGGGTTCTCAGGATCTGGATCCTTGCTGGCTTTTGCCTCTTTGTGGTTCGTTAACGGCTTCGCTCAGGGCGCTGGCTGGCCTTCTTGTGCAAAGGTACTGCGCAAG TGGTACTCTCCTGAACAGTTTGGAACTTGGTGGAGTATGCTCTCAGCAAGTGCGAACATTTCTGGTGGGGTTTCTCCCTTTATTTCAGCTTTTTTTATTGTCAATTACGGCTGGAGGTTCAGCCTTGTAATAGCAG GTACAATTTCCATCATACTGGGAAGCATTTCTGCATTTACGATTGTCAACTCACCAAGCGAAGTGGGGCTTCAAAGTGGCGTGGAAGTAGACGAAAAAAAGAAAGATG GAACAGATCGACAGAATCAGACAGCGACGTTTGTGGATTTACTTCGTAGCCCTTTTCTTTGGTTAGTTTCCTTCAGCTACATGGTTGTCTTCTGTGCCAAGACCAGTGCTGTAGATTGGGGTCAACTGTTTCTTATGGAGGACAGAGGTCACTCTCAGTACGTAG GCAGTGCTTTTACTAGCAGCGTAGAATCTGGTGGGTTTTTTGGTGGTGTTGTTGCTGGTTACCTGACTGACTGGGTACTTAAGCAAAGTATGAAACAG GGTAAAAGAGGAAGAGGGAATCTCCGCATGCCAGTAGCTATTGCTTTTATGATTGGGGTGATGATCTGTCTACACTTATTACAATTTTTTGTCTCAGCCACATCGTCTAAG TTTTGGATCACGTCGATAGGATTTGTGCTTGGAGCATGTCTATATGGGCCAATAGCAATTTTTGGAGTTGTAGCCACAGAGTCAGCTCCTTCTCATCTGAGTGGAAGTTGTCATGCTATAGTCGCTTTAGCCGCTAATG TGGGGGCAATAACGTCTGGCTTACCATTCAGCTACATTGCTAAGCACTACAATTGGGAAGCCATCTTTTTCCTGTTGGAAATCATTGCTGGTATTACAGCAGCCATCATGTTTCTCACGAGGAATCTCAGCTCAGCTATTGGTCATGTGAAGCAAAACTGA